A window from Burkholderiales bacterium encodes these proteins:
- the hflX gene encoding GTPase HflX: MLDRPADGDRAVLVGIDPGDPGFRDSLEELKLLATSAGLAVAAVVSGRRERPDPATYAGSGKVAEVRDLVARLGASLVVLNHDLSPVQERNLERALQCRVVDRTALILDIFAQRARSHEGKLQVELAQLERLSTRLVRGWTHLERQKGGIGLRGPGETQLETDRRLVARRVKVLKDKLARLGQQRAVQRRSRERARVIPVSLVGYTNAGKSTLFNALADGHAYAADQLFATLDTTTRRLFLPDCPPVVLSDTVGFIRDLPHTLIAAFRATLEETARASLLLHVVDASSPERETHIAQVNKVLAEIGADAIPQIVVLNKTDLVGLPAGVERDEYGKIARVRASALTGAGLDLVRAAVAERFPQDAGVEMQPPEPADRRSSALHGL; the protein is encoded by the coding sequence ATGCTTGATCGGCCGGCCGATGGGGATCGGGCGGTCCTCGTCGGCATCGATCCGGGCGATCCCGGCTTTCGGGACTCCCTCGAAGAATTGAAGCTCCTCGCCACGAGCGCCGGCCTCGCGGTGGCTGCGGTGGTCTCGGGCCGCCGCGAGCGGCCCGACCCGGCCACCTACGCCGGGAGCGGCAAGGTGGCCGAGGTGCGGGACCTGGTGGCGCGCCTGGGGGCTTCCCTGGTAGTGCTCAACCACGACCTCTCGCCCGTCCAGGAGCGCAACCTGGAGCGGGCGCTCCAGTGCCGCGTGGTGGACCGCACCGCCTTGATCCTCGACATCTTCGCCCAACGCGCCCGCAGCCACGAAGGAAAGCTGCAGGTGGAGCTCGCCCAGCTCGAGCGCCTCTCGACCCGGCTGGTGCGAGGCTGGACCCACTTGGAGCGGCAGAAAGGCGGCATCGGGCTGCGGGGCCCGGGGGAGACCCAATTGGAGACCGACCGGCGGCTGGTGGCTCGGCGGGTCAAGGTGCTCAAGGACAAGCTCGCCCGGCTTGGCCAGCAGCGGGCGGTGCAGCGGCGCTCCCGAGAGCGGGCTCGGGTGATCCCGGTCTCCCTGGTGGGCTATACCAACGCCGGCAAATCGACCCTGTTCAACGCCCTGGCCGACGGCCATGCCTACGCCGCCGATCAGCTCTTTGCCACCCTGGACACCACCACGAGGCGCCTGTTCCTTCCGGATTGCCCGCCGGTGGTGCTCTCGGACACGGTGGGATTCATCCGCGATCTGCCCCACACCTTGATCGCCGCTTTCCGCGCCACCCTGGAGGAGACGGCGCGGGCCTCCCTCCTGCTGCACGTGGTGGATGCTTCTAGCCCCGAGCGGGAAACCCACATCGCTCAGGTGAACAAGGTGCTGGCGGAAATCGGCGCCGACGCGATTCCCCAGATCGTGGTGCTCAACAAGACCGATCTCGTCGGGCTTCCCGCGGGGGTGGAGCGGGATGAATATGGTAAGATTGCGCGCGTTCGCGCGAGTGCACTGACGGGCGCCGGCCTGGATCTCGTACGGGCGGCCGTGGCCGAACGCTTCCCCCAGGACGCGGGCGTCGAGATGCAACCGCCGGAGCCGGCCGATCGCCGCTCCAGCGCTTTACACGGCCTTTGA
- the cysJ gene encoding sulfite reductase [NADPH] flavoprotein alpha-component, translated as MSRLDDLTLPLSREKAELLRRLVEGLSPEQTAWVSGYLAGLYAGHRPAAAPVLATEAQPEVTILFGSQTGNARQLARRLQEKLAQAGLRAKVEDLGVYKKNRLKAERRLLIVTSTYGEGEPPDNAKDFHEFLLSGRAPRLEGLQYAVLALGDRGYERFCQTGRDFDARLEALGARRLHPLAECDVDFEETASAWIEAVVGRLAEEAGPVPAQVPALSWPAFQPALKGEPIYTRKNPYPARLAENIKITGRGSTKDVRHLELAIEGSGLVFEPGDALGVVPRNCPALVEEILATLGLDGAEPVALLKGDETSLAEALARDYEITTLTRPFLERWATLSGAADLAALAREENRDRLREFLAGREIIDVLQAYPVRGLKGSDFLSALRPLQPRLYSIASSYEADPDTVHLTVGVVRYESHGRTRKGVASTFLAERVAETGTVPVYVHANDNFRLPADPDAPIIMVGAGTGIAPFRAFVETRQARGARGRNWLIFGDRHFRTDFLYQREWLDYRRQGFLQIDVAFSRDGATKDYVQHRLLDRSRALYAWLEEGAHFYVCGDASRMAPDVHEALIEAVRRESGRSREDAVAYVKELQAAGRYQRDVY; from the coding sequence ATGAGCCGACTGGATGATCTGACCCTTCCCCTGAGCCGGGAGAAAGCCGAGCTCCTCCGTCGGCTTGTGGAAGGGCTTTCCCCGGAGCAAACCGCATGGGTGAGCGGCTACCTGGCCGGGTTATACGCTGGCCATCGGCCTGCCGCCGCGCCAGTGCTGGCGACCGAGGCCCAGCCGGAGGTGACGATCCTGTTCGGCTCCCAGACCGGCAACGCCAGGCAGTTGGCCCGGCGCTTGCAGGAGAAGCTGGCCCAGGCGGGCCTGCGGGCCAAGGTGGAAGACTTGGGCGTCTACAAGAAAAACCGGCTCAAGGCCGAGCGGCGCCTGCTGATCGTGACCAGCACCTACGGGGAAGGGGAACCTCCGGACAACGCCAAGGACTTCCACGAATTCCTGTTGAGCGGCCGGGCCCCCCGTCTGGAAGGCTTGCAATACGCGGTGCTCGCCCTGGGCGATCGGGGCTATGAGCGTTTCTGCCAGACGGGCCGGGATTTCGACGCCCGCCTGGAGGCCCTGGGGGCGCGGCGGCTGCACCCCCTCGCCGAGTGCGACGTGGACTTCGAGGAGACGGCCTCCGCCTGGATCGAGGCCGTGGTCGGGCGCCTCGCCGAGGAAGCGGGCCCGGTGCCGGCGCAAGTCCCGGCGCTTTCCTGGCCGGCGTTTCAGCCGGCGCTGAAGGGCGAACCCATTTACACGCGAAAGAATCCTTACCCGGCGCGACTCGCGGAAAACATCAAGATCACCGGCCGGGGTTCCACCAAGGACGTGCGCCACCTGGAGCTGGCGATCGAAGGCTCGGGGCTCGTCTTCGAGCCCGGTGATGCCTTGGGAGTGGTCCCCCGCAACTGCCCAGCGCTGGTGGAGGAAATCCTGGCGACGCTGGGGCTCGACGGGGCCGAGCCGGTCGCGCTACTCAAGGGGGACGAGACGAGCCTGGCGGAGGCGCTCGCTCGCGACTACGAGATCACCACCCTCACCCGTCCCTTCCTCGAACGCTGGGCCACCCTCTCCGGTGCAGCCGACCTGGCGGCGCTCGCCCGGGAGGAAAACCGGGACCGGCTGCGAGAGTTCCTGGCCGGGCGCGAGATCATCGACGTACTCCAGGCCTACCCGGTGCGAGGCTTGAAAGGGAGCGACTTTCTGAGCGCCCTGCGGCCCCTGCAGCCGCGGCTCTACTCCATCGCCTCCAGCTACGAGGCCGATCCCGACACGGTGCATCTCACCGTGGGCGTGGTGCGCTATGAAAGCCACGGGCGGACCCGCAAGGGCGTGGCGTCCACCTTCCTGGCGGAGCGGGTCGCCGAGACGGGCACCGTGCCGGTCTACGTCCACGCCAACGACAACTTTCGCCTGCCGGCCGACCCCGATGCGCCCATCATCATGGTGGGGGCGGGCACCGGCATCGCCCCGTTCCGGGCCTTCGTCGAGACTCGCCAGGCGAGGGGCGCCCGGGGCCGCAACTGGCTGATCTTCGGCGACCGCCATTTCCGCACCGACTTCCTCTACCAGCGGGAGTGGCTGGACTACCGCCGCCAAGGCTTCCTCCAGATAGACGTGGCCTTCTCGCGGGACGGCGCCACCAAGGACTACGTGCAGCACCGCCTGCTGGATCGAAGCCGGGCGCTCTACGCCTGGCTCGAGGAGGGCGCCCACTTCTACGTGTGCGGGGATGCGAGCCGCATGGCCCCTGACGTGCACGAAGCCCTGATCGAGGCGGTGCGCAGGGAAAGCGGCCGCAGCCGGGAAGACGCCGTCGCCTACGTGAAGGAGCTTCAGGCGGCAGGCCGCTACCAGCGGGACGTGTACTGA
- the hflK gene encoding protease modulator HflK, which produces MNDPQWGRRGRQGPPDLDELWRSVQQKLAGLFGGRRRPDDGGGPPSGPVKGGFGFLFGLVLLVWLASGFYIVDASQRGVVLRFGKYAETTLPGPRWHLPYPIETVEIVNLSQVRTVEVGYRNDVRSKVLKEALMLTDDENIVDIQFAVQYILKSPEDYLFNNRGPDEAVRQAAETAFREVVGKSKMDFVLYEGREEVAARAHKLMQDILDRYGTGIQVSKVNLQNAQPPEQVQAAFDDAVKAGQDRERLINEGQAYANDVIPRARGTAARLMEEAEAYRAQVIARAEGDASRFRQLQAEYAKAPAVTRERLYLETMQQVLANTSKVLIDQKTGGNLLMLPLDQLLQAAGAGAAADAVAAGRAPATQDYGTDATGGRSRDAFRSRDRETRP; this is translated from the coding sequence ATGAATGATCCCCAATGGGGGCGACGGGGCCGCCAGGGCCCGCCGGACCTGGACGAGCTGTGGCGCTCCGTGCAGCAGAAGCTCGCCGGGCTTTTCGGCGGGCGCCGCCGTCCCGACGATGGCGGCGGCCCGCCCTCCGGACCGGTCAAGGGCGGATTCGGTTTCCTGTTCGGGCTGGTCCTGCTGGTGTGGCTCGCCAGCGGCTTCTACATCGTGGACGCGAGCCAGCGCGGCGTGGTTCTGCGCTTCGGCAAATACGCGGAAACCACCCTGCCCGGTCCCCGCTGGCACCTTCCCTATCCCATCGAGACGGTGGAGATCGTGAACCTGTCCCAGGTACGTACGGTGGAGGTCGGCTACCGCAACGACGTGCGCAGCAAGGTGCTGAAAGAAGCCCTCATGCTCACCGACGACGAGAACATCGTCGACATCCAGTTCGCCGTGCAATACATCCTGAAGAGTCCCGAGGACTACCTGTTCAACAACCGCGGCCCGGATGAGGCGGTGCGCCAGGCCGCCGAAACCGCCTTCCGGGAAGTGGTGGGCAAGAGCAAGATGGACTTCGTTCTCTACGAGGGCCGCGAGGAAGTGGCGGCCCGGGCCCACAAGCTGATGCAGGACATCCTGGATCGCTACGGCACCGGCATCCAGGTGAGCAAGGTCAACCTGCAGAACGCCCAGCCGCCGGAGCAGGTGCAGGCCGCCTTCGACGATGCGGTGAAGGCGGGCCAAGACCGGGAGCGGCTGATCAACGAGGGCCAGGCGTACGCCAATGACGTGATTCCGAGGGCGCGCGGGACCGCGGCGCGGTTAATGGAGGAGGCGGAAGCGTATCGGGCGCAAGTCATCGCCCGAGCGGAAGGCGACGCCAGCCGCTTCCGCCAGTTGCAGGCCGAGTATGCGAAAGCCCCCGCGGTGACCCGGGAGCGCCTGTACCTGGAGACGATGCAGCAGGTGCTGGCCAACACCTCGAAAGTTCTCATCGACCAGAAGACGGGGGGCAATTTGTTGATGCTGCCCCTGGACCAGTTGCTGCAGGCGGCCGGCGCGGGCGCCGCAGCGGACGCCGTGGCCGCGGGCCGAGCGCCGGCCACGCAGGACTACGGCACGGACGCGACTGGCGGACGGTCCCGCGACGCCTTCCGCAGCCGTGACAGGGAGACGCGGCCATGA
- the purA gene encoding adenylosuccinate synthetase has translation MSRNVVVVGTQWGDEGKGKVVDWLTDHAQGVVRFQGGHNAGHTLVIDGQKTVLHLIPSGILRDGVECFIGNGVVVSPQALVEEIDMLEAAGVDVRGRLRVSEACPLILPCHVALDRAREAAKGEAKIGTTGRGIGPAYEDKVARRAVRLQDLFHRDRFAAKLGEILDYHNFMLAHYFRAPTVDFQETVDTTLSLAERIKPLVADVPRLLYEANRSGKNLLFEGAQGTLLDIDHGTYPYVTSSNCVAGAAAAGAGVGPNALHYILGITKAYTTRVGGGPFPTELIDDTGRYLAARGNEFGATTGRPRRCGWFDAAALKRSIQINGVSGLCVTKLDVLDGVERLRLAVGYRVGERRYDLLPAGADALAECEPVYEEVPGWKESTVGLKRLEDLPKAARNYLARIEAICGVPVDLISTGPEREETIVLRHPFEAAA, from the coding sequence ATGTCGAGGAACGTTGTGGTGGTGGGTACCCAGTGGGGCGACGAGGGCAAGGGCAAGGTGGTGGACTGGCTCACCGATCACGCCCAGGGGGTGGTGCGCTTCCAGGGCGGGCACAACGCCGGCCACACCCTGGTGATCGACGGTCAAAAGACCGTCCTGCACCTCATCCCCTCGGGCATCCTGCGCGACGGGGTGGAATGTTTCATCGGCAACGGGGTGGTGGTCTCCCCCCAGGCCCTGGTGGAGGAGATCGACATGCTGGAGGCGGCGGGGGTCGACGTGCGCGGCCGGCTGCGGGTAAGCGAAGCCTGCCCCCTGATCCTGCCTTGCCACGTAGCCCTGGACCGGGCCCGGGAAGCGGCCAAGGGGGAGGCCAAGATCGGCACCACCGGCCGCGGTATCGGTCCGGCCTACGAGGACAAGGTGGCGCGCCGGGCGGTGCGGCTGCAGGACCTGTTCCACCGGGACCGCTTCGCCGCCAAGCTGGGGGAGATTCTGGATTATCACAACTTCATGCTGGCCCATTATTTCCGCGCTCCCACGGTGGATTTCCAGGAAACGGTGGACACGACCCTGTCCCTCGCCGAGCGCATCAAGCCCCTGGTGGCGGACGTGCCGCGGCTGCTCTACGAAGCCAACCGCAGCGGCAAGAACCTGCTGTTCGAAGGCGCCCAGGGAACCCTGCTGGACATCGATCATGGCACCTATCCCTACGTCACCTCGTCCAACTGCGTGGCCGGCGCGGCTGCAGCCGGGGCCGGCGTGGGGCCCAACGCCTTGCATTACATCCTCGGGATCACGAAAGCGTACACCACCCGGGTGGGCGGCGGTCCCTTTCCCACCGAGCTGATCGACGACACGGGGCGGTATCTGGCGGCCCGGGGCAACGAGTTCGGCGCTACCACCGGCCGTCCCCGGCGCTGCGGCTGGTTCGACGCGGCGGCGCTCAAGCGCTCGATCCAGATCAACGGCGTTTCCGGATTGTGCGTGACCAAGCTGGACGTGCTGGATGGGGTGGAGAGGCTACGGCTCGCCGTGGGCTACCGCGTCGGCGAGCGCCGCTACGACCTGCTGCCGGCCGGCGCGGACGCCCTGGCGGAATGCGAGCCCGTCTACGAGGAGGTGCCGGGCTGGAAGGAGAGCACCGTGGGGCTGAAGCGCCTGGAGGATCTGCCGAAGGCGGCACGCAACTACCTGGCCCGGATCGAGGCCATCTGCGGCGTGCCGGTGGATCTCATCTCCACCGGGCCCGAGCGGGAAGAGACCATCGTGCTGCGGCACCCGTTCGAGGCGGCCGCCTGA
- the cysI gene encoding sulfite reductase [NADPH] hemoprotein beta-component, with protein MGEPSALGLKLAAEEALKAASNFLRGTIAIGLEDPVTGALAEEDAKLLKFHGSYQQDDRDLRLERQRQKLEPAYCFMVRVRMPGGVCTPAQWLALDALARAYANGTLRITTRQTFQFHGVPKRHLKPLIAGINRALLNTIAACGDVNRNVICHNNPYLTPVHGEVHRVAQAISDRLLPRTRAYREIWLDEKPGPDAPPDDEPLYGPTYLPRKFKIGLAVPPVNDVDVFAQDLGFIAIAEGEGLLGFNVAVGGGMGMSHGEPATYPRLGDVIGFCPPEKAVEVAEEVVKVQRDYGDRTNRKHARLKYTLDDRGLDWFREELEKRLGWRLEAPRPFRFDSTGDPFGWFQDREGNWHLTLFVMSGRVQDTEQARLMTALREIARRHDGDFRLTANQNVTVAHVKPADKDAIDRILRAHGVELPEGMSALRLNALSCVALPTCGLAMAEAERWLPALVGRLEGVLENLGLRETPILLRVTGCPNGCARPYLAEIGLVGKSLGRYNLYLGASFTGERLNRLYRENLSEDEVVEVLAPVLEHYAANRNPGERFGDFAVRAGYVKPVRAGREFHDPS; from the coding sequence ATGGGCGAACCCTCGGCCCTCGGCCTCAAGCTCGCCGCCGAGGAGGCGCTCAAGGCCGCGAGCAACTTCCTGCGGGGCACCATCGCCATCGGTCTGGAAGACCCAGTCACCGGGGCGCTGGCCGAGGAGGACGCCAAGCTCCTCAAGTTCCACGGCAGCTACCAGCAGGACGACCGCGACCTGCGCCTGGAGCGCCAGCGCCAGAAGCTGGAGCCCGCCTATTGCTTCATGGTGCGGGTCAGGATGCCGGGAGGCGTGTGCACGCCGGCCCAGTGGCTGGCACTGGACGCTCTTGCCCGTGCCTACGCCAACGGCACGCTGCGCATCACCACGCGTCAGACTTTCCAGTTCCATGGCGTGCCGAAGCGCCATCTGAAACCCCTGATCGCCGGCATCAACCGGGCACTGCTCAACACCATCGCAGCTTGCGGCGACGTCAACCGCAACGTCATCTGCCACAACAACCCCTACCTCACGCCGGTGCACGGGGAGGTGCACCGCGTCGCCCAGGCCATCAGCGATCGCCTGCTGCCCCGTACCCGGGCCTACCGGGAAATCTGGCTGGACGAGAAGCCCGGGCCCGATGCACCGCCCGATGACGAGCCCCTGTACGGGCCGACCTACCTGCCGCGGAAGTTCAAGATCGGGCTCGCCGTGCCCCCGGTCAACGACGTAGACGTGTTCGCCCAGGACCTGGGCTTCATCGCCATCGCCGAGGGCGAAGGGCTTCTCGGCTTTAACGTCGCCGTGGGCGGGGGCATGGGCATGAGCCATGGAGAGCCGGCCACCTACCCCCGGCTCGGGGACGTGATCGGCTTCTGCCCGCCGGAGAAGGCGGTGGAGGTGGCCGAGGAGGTGGTCAAGGTCCAGCGGGACTACGGGGACCGGACCAACCGCAAGCACGCCCGACTCAAGTATACCCTCGACGACCGGGGGCTCGACTGGTTCCGGGAGGAACTGGAGAAGCGGCTCGGCTGGCGCCTGGAGGCGCCCCGCCCGTTCCGCTTCGACTCGACCGGCGATCCCTTCGGCTGGTTCCAGGATCGGGAAGGAAACTGGCATCTCACCCTGTTCGTGATGAGCGGGCGCGTCCAAGACACTGAGCAGGCGCGGCTCATGACCGCCTTGCGGGAGATCGCCCGGCGGCACGACGGGGACTTCCGCCTCACCGCCAACCAGAACGTGACGGTGGCCCACGTCAAGCCCGCCGACAAGGACGCCATCGACCGGATCTTGCGGGCCCATGGCGTGGAGCTTCCGGAAGGCATGAGCGCTCTGCGGCTCAATGCCCTGTCCTGCGTCGCCCTGCCCACCTGCGGGCTCGCCATGGCGGAAGCCGAGCGGTGGCTCCCGGCCCTGGTGGGACGCCTCGAAGGCGTGCTGGAGAACCTGGGCCTCAGGGAGACGCCCATCCTGCTGCGGGTGACGGGATGCCCCAACGGTTGCGCCCGGCCGTATCTCGCCGAGATCGGGCTCGTGGGCAAAAGCCTCGGTCGCTACAACCTGTACCTGGGGGCGAGTTTCACCGGAGAGCGGCTCAACCGGCTGTACCGGGAAAACCTGTCGGAAGACGAGGTGGTGGAGGTCCTCGCCCCTGTCCTCGAGCACTACGCTGCGAACCGCAACCCCGGCGAGCGCTTCGGCGACTTCGCCGTGCGCGCCGGCTACGTGAAGCCCGTACGCGCCGGCAGGGAATTCCACGACCCAAGCTGA
- the hisZ gene encoding ATP phosphoribosyltransferase regulatory subunit, with product MRSWILPEFIQDILPPEAARLERARRMLLDLFEVHGYELVMPPLVEYVESLLSGTGSDLDLQLLKVVDQLSGRLMGVRADTTPQVSRIDAHLLNRQGVARLCYAGSVLRALPSNLTGTREPLQVGAEIYGHPGPESDVEIQQLMLKALRLLGAPPVHLDLGHVGVYRALAREGGLTDALESDLFKALQAKDVPQVEALAAGAPAPIAAALRLLPELYGGPEVLDEARRRLPALPEIRRALDDLESIASALAPMVGELCFDLAELRGYHYHSGAVFAAYGPGCPSAIAQGGRYDEVGSAFGRARPATGFSLDLRQLSPYLPQAPARSRILAPCSQDPDLAQAIEALRSRGEVVIVDLPGHEAFRNELGCDRELKRLDGRWQVVPRRGS from the coding sequence ATGCGCAGTTGGATTCTCCCCGAATTCATTCAGGACATCCTGCCCCCCGAAGCGGCGCGGCTGGAGCGGGCGCGGCGCATGCTGCTGGACCTGTTCGAGGTGCACGGCTACGAGCTGGTCATGCCGCCTCTGGTGGAGTACGTGGAGTCGTTGCTCTCCGGCACTGGAAGCGACCTGGACCTGCAGTTGCTGAAGGTGGTGGACCAGTTGTCCGGGCGCCTGATGGGGGTGCGGGCGGACACCACGCCCCAGGTCTCCCGCATCGACGCCCATCTCCTGAACCGCCAGGGGGTGGCCCGGCTGTGCTACGCGGGGAGCGTATTGCGGGCCCTGCCGTCGAACCTCACCGGCACTCGGGAGCCCCTGCAAGTGGGCGCCGAGATCTATGGCCACCCGGGGCCGGAGAGCGACGTGGAAATCCAGCAGTTGATGCTCAAGGCTCTGCGCCTGCTGGGGGCGCCTCCGGTGCACCTGGATCTGGGGCACGTGGGCGTGTACCGGGCTCTCGCCCGGGAGGGAGGGCTCACGGACGCCCTGGAATCGGACTTGTTCAAGGCGCTGCAAGCGAAAGACGTTCCCCAGGTGGAGGCGCTGGCCGCGGGCGCGCCGGCGCCCATCGCCGCCGCCTTGCGCCTGCTGCCCGAGCTGTACGGAGGACCGGAGGTGCTCGACGAGGCGCGGCGCAGGCTTCCGGCGCTGCCGGAGATCCGGCGGGCGCTGGACGACCTGGAATCCATCGCCTCGGCCCTCGCGCCCATGGTGGGGGAACTATGCTTCGATCTGGCCGAGCTCCGGGGCTACCACTACCACAGCGGCGCCGTTTTCGCCGCCTACGGACCGGGGTGCCCCAGCGCCATCGCCCAGGGCGGGCGCTACGACGAGGTGGGCAGCGCCTTCGGACGCGCGCGGCCGGCCACCGGCTTCAGCCTGGACTTGCGACAACTCTCGCCGTATCTTCCTCAGGCCCCGGCCCGTTCGCGCATCCTGGCCCCGTGCTCCCAGGATCCGGACCTGGCCCAGGCGATCGAGGCGCTGCGCTCCCGGGGGGAGGTGGTGATCGTCGATCTCCCGGGCCACGAGGCGTTCCGGAACGAGCTCGGTTGCGACCGGGAGCTCAAGCGGTTGGACGGGCGCTGGCAGGTGGTGCCGAGGCGCGGTTCGTGA
- the der gene encoding GTPase Der gives MKPTLVLVGRPNVGKSTLFNRLTRSREALVADLPGLTRDRHYGHGRLGAKPFLVVDTGGLAPDAQEGILAEMARQARLAVDEADVVVFLTDAREGLTLQDRAIAEELRRRGRRTLVAVNKAEGLPPEIARAEFFELGLGEPIPISAAHGDGVVELVEQALADFPCEAPEEPAAEHPRIAVVGRPNVGKSTLVNCLLGEERLVVYDQPGTTRDAIAVEFQRDGRTYTLVDTAGLRRRGRIEEPAEKFSVVKTLQAIEAAHVVILVLDARSEVAEQDAHIAGFVLEAGRALVVAVNKWDGLPAERRDEVKKEIERKLEFLSFARFHYISAREGTGVGALMRSVDEAYRSAMAKLSTPKLTRLLQALAAKQPPPRAGIVRPKLRYAHQGGSNPPLIVIHGNALERLPESYRRYLENSFRREFQLEGTPLRVVFRVGPNPYAPRARR, from the coding sequence ATGAAACCCACCCTGGTCCTGGTCGGGCGACCCAACGTGGGAAAGTCCACCCTGTTCAATCGCCTGACGCGATCCCGGGAGGCCCTGGTGGCGGACCTGCCGGGGCTCACCCGAGACCGGCATTACGGCCACGGCCGGCTCGGGGCGAAGCCTTTTCTGGTGGTAGACACGGGAGGCCTCGCGCCCGACGCCCAGGAAGGCATCCTGGCGGAAATGGCCCGGCAGGCGCGCCTCGCCGTGGACGAGGCGGACGTGGTGGTGTTCCTTACGGACGCGCGCGAGGGCTTGACGCTCCAGGACCGGGCCATCGCGGAGGAGCTGCGGCGGCGGGGCCGCAGGACCCTCGTCGCCGTCAACAAGGCGGAAGGGCTCCCCCCCGAGATCGCCCGGGCGGAATTCTTCGAGCTGGGCCTGGGCGAGCCCATTCCCATCTCCGCGGCCCACGGGGACGGGGTAGTGGAGCTGGTGGAGCAGGCCCTGGCCGATTTTCCTTGCGAGGCTCCGGAGGAGCCCGCCGCCGAACACCCGCGCATCGCGGTGGTGGGGCGCCCCAACGTGGGCAAGTCGACCCTGGTGAACTGCCTCCTAGGCGAAGAGCGCCTGGTGGTCTACGACCAGCCGGGTACCACCCGAGACGCCATCGCCGTGGAGTTCCAGCGGGACGGGCGCACCTATACCCTGGTTGACACCGCGGGCCTGCGGCGCCGGGGCCGGATCGAGGAGCCCGCGGAAAAGTTTTCCGTGGTGAAGACCCTCCAGGCCATCGAGGCCGCCCACGTGGTGATCCTGGTGCTGGACGCCCGCAGCGAGGTGGCCGAGCAGGACGCCCACATCGCCGGGTTTGTCCTGGAGGCGGGCCGGGCCTTGGTGGTGGCGGTTAACAAATGGGACGGGCTCCCGGCCGAACGGCGGGATGAGGTCAAGAAGGAGATCGAGCGCAAGCTGGAGTTCTTGAGTTTCGCCCGCTTCCACTACATCTCGGCCCGGGAGGGAACAGGGGTGGGTGCCCTCATGCGCTCGGTGGACGAGGCCTACCGCTCCGCCATGGCCAAGCTTTCCACCCCCAAGCTCACCCGGCTGCTGCAGGCGCTGGCGGCGAAGCAGCCGCCGCCCCGGGCGGGCATCGTGCGGCCCAAGCTCCGCTACGCCCATCAAGGGGGCAGCAATCCGCCCCTCATCGTGATCCACGGCAACGCCTTGGAGCGATTGCCGGAGAGCTATCGGCGCTACCTGGAGAACAGTTTCCGCCGGGAGTTCCAGCTCGAGGGCACGCCCCTGCGGGTCGTGTTCCGGGTGGGCCCCAATCCCTACGCGCCGAGGGCCCGGCGTTGA
- the hflC gene encoding protein HflC, producing MKNLGTLAVGVVVALIVGSLCVYTVDERQDALVFQLGEVVKVTKEPGLYFKLPLVQNVRYFDTRILTFDTPDPERFLTSEKKNVLVDYFVKWRIVDPKQYYVSVAGDELRAQTRLQQTINDGLRAEFGKRSVHEVVSGERDKIMEIQRERADQDARKIGIQVVDVRLKRVDLPQEVSEAVYRRMEAERKRVANELRATGAAEAERIRADADRQREVIIAEAYRDAQRIKGDGDAKATAIYARALERDPEFYAFYRSMEAYRQSLRSKSDVLLLEPNSDFFKYLNNPNRGRK from the coding sequence ATGAAAAACCTCGGAACCCTGGCCGTCGGCGTCGTCGTAGCGCTGATCGTCGGAAGCCTGTGCGTCTACACGGTGGACGAGCGGCAAGACGCCCTGGTCTTCCAGCTCGGGGAGGTGGTCAAGGTCACCAAGGAGCCGGGGTTGTACTTCAAGCTGCCGCTGGTGCAGAACGTGCGTTACTTCGATACCCGTATTCTCACTTTCGACACGCCGGACCCGGAGCGCTTCCTCACGTCCGAGAAGAAAAACGTGCTGGTGGACTACTTCGTCAAGTGGCGCATCGTCGATCCCAAGCAGTATTACGTATCGGTCGCGGGCGACGAGCTGCGGGCCCAGACGCGCCTGCAGCAAACCATCAACGACGGCCTGCGCGCCGAGTTCGGCAAGCGCTCGGTGCACGAGGTGGTCTCCGGCGAGCGGGACAAGATCATGGAAATCCAGCGGGAGCGGGCCGACCAGGACGCGCGCAAGATCGGCATCCAGGTGGTGGACGTACGGTTGAAGCGCGTGGACCTTCCCCAGGAGGTGAGCGAGGCGGTGTATCGGCGCATGGAAGCGGAGCGCAAACGGGTGGCGAACGAGCTGCGCGCCACCGGCGCAGCGGAAGCCGAGCGCATCCGGGCGGACGCCGACCGGCAGCGGGAGGTGATCATCGCCGAGGCGTATCGCGACGCCCAGCGCATCAAGGGTGACGGCGATGCGAAGGCGACCGCCATCTACGCCCGCGCTCTAGAGAGAGATCCCGAATTCTATGCCTTCTACCGGAGCATGGAGGCGTACCGCCAGAGCCTGCGCAGTAAGAGCGACGTACTGCTGCTCGAACCGAACTCGGACTTCTTCAAGTACCTGAACAATCCCAACCGGGGCAGGAAATAG
- the hfq gene encoding RNA-binding protein Hfq codes for MSSKGQTLQDPFLNILRKEHIPVSIYLVNGIKLQGQIDSFDQYVVLLKNTVTQMVYKHAISTVVPSRPVSIPYDQGSASDA; via the coding sequence ATGAGCTCGAAAGGGCAAACGTTACAAGACCCCTTTTTGAACATTCTGCGCAAGGAGCACATCCCCGTTTCCATTTACCTGGTGAACGGGATCAAGCTCCAGGGGCAGATCGATTCGTTCGACCAGTACGTGGTGCTGCTCAAGAACACGGTGACCCAGATGGTGTACAAGCACGCCATTTCCACCGTGGTGCCCTCTCGCCCTGTCAGCATTCCTTACGACCAAGGCTCCGCATCTGATGCTTGA